The following are encoded in a window of Amycolatopsis lexingtonensis genomic DNA:
- a CDS encoding NADH:flavin oxidoreductase — MTPPDVFAPARLGPVELRNRVIKAATFEGRTPDALVTDELIEYHRRPARGGVGMTTLAYCAVSPEGRTDRHQIWMRPGAVPGLRRFTAAIHAEGAAACAQIGHAGPVANAASNRLPALSPTRRFSPLGMRPTRAATAADLDRIVEAHASAARTADEAGFDAVEIHFGHNYLVSAFLSPRLNHRTDAFGGSLANRARLARAIARAVRDAVGDRIAITAKLNMDDGVPGGFWLDESIEVARWLEADGSVDALELTAGSSLLNPMYLFTGDAPVREFAARFPQPARLGLRVGGRFFLREYPFREAYLLDRARQFRAALRLPLILLGGITTVETMNLAMAEGFAFVAMARALLREPGLVARMQADASTRSLCIHCNRCMPTIYGGTHCVLA; from the coding sequence GTGACGCCGCCCGACGTGTTCGCCCCGGCGCGGCTCGGCCCGGTCGAGCTGCGCAACCGCGTGATCAAGGCCGCCACCTTCGAAGGCCGGACGCCGGACGCGCTGGTCACCGACGAGCTGATCGAGTACCACCGCCGTCCCGCGCGCGGCGGCGTCGGCATGACGACGCTGGCGTACTGCGCGGTGTCGCCCGAGGGCCGCACGGACCGCCACCAGATCTGGATGCGCCCCGGCGCGGTGCCCGGGCTGCGCCGGTTCACCGCCGCGATCCACGCCGAAGGCGCGGCGGCGTGCGCGCAGATCGGGCACGCCGGGCCGGTGGCGAACGCGGCGTCGAACCGGCTGCCCGCGCTGTCCCCGACCCGCCGGTTCAGCCCGCTCGGGATGCGGCCGACGCGCGCGGCCACCGCCGCGGACCTGGATCGGATCGTCGAAGCCCACGCGAGCGCGGCCCGCACGGCCGACGAAGCCGGCTTCGACGCCGTGGAAATCCACTTCGGACACAACTACCTCGTCAGCGCGTTCCTCAGCCCCCGGCTCAACCACCGCACCGACGCCTTCGGCGGCAGCCTCGCCAACCGGGCCCGCCTGGCGCGCGCGATCGCCCGCGCGGTGCGCGACGCGGTCGGCGACCGGATCGCGATCACCGCCAAGCTGAACATGGACGACGGCGTCCCCGGCGGCTTCTGGCTGGACGAAAGCATCGAAGTCGCGCGGTGGCTGGAGGCGGACGGCAGCGTCGACGCGCTGGAGCTCACCGCGGGCAGTTCGCTGCTCAACCCGATGTACCTGTTCACCGGCGACGCGCCGGTGCGGGAGTTCGCGGCAAGGTTTCCGCAGCCGGCCCGCCTCGGACTGCGCGTCGGCGGCCGGTTCTTCCTGCGTGAGTACCCGTTCCGCGAGGCCTACCTGCTCGACCGCGCCCGCCAGTTCCGCGCGGCGCTGCGCCTGCCGCTGATCCTGCTCGGCGGGATCACGACGGTGGAGACGATGAACCTCGCGATGGCGGAGGGCTTCGCCTTCGTGGCCATGGCCCGCGCCCTGCTGCGGGAACCCGGCCTGGTCGCCCGCATGCAGGCGGACGCGAGCACCCGCTCGTTGTGCATCCACTGCAACCGCTGCATGCCCACGATCTACGGCGGCACGCACTGCGTCCTGGCCTGA
- a CDS encoding glycine betaine ABC transporter substrate-binding protein — translation MRRTVAAVSALVALLAAGCTIGKDQSGAQVGEGSIKKIDALSGAQIRVSSKEFDEQLLLGQIAAVALQAAGASPQDKTNITGSSNVRQALTSGAVDLYWEYTGTAWISYLKQTKPIADPQAQYDAVKQADAANNVTWWARSPANDTYALAGNPAAIARTGVKTLSDYAALAKRDPAAASTCIGPEFKSRDDGFPGLEKTYGFDLPAPQEHLLNDAVIYPTVGKGDTCGFGEVASTDGRVAGQKLVVLEDDKHFFPTYNPAISIASGVARKYPQLEQVFTPIAAKLDTATLTELNKKVSVDGQKPAEVARDWLKSAGFIS, via the coding sequence ATGCGACGCACGGTCGCCGCCGTTTCCGCACTCGTCGCGCTGCTCGCCGCCGGGTGCACGATCGGCAAGGACCAGTCCGGCGCCCAGGTGGGCGAGGGATCCATCAAGAAGATCGACGCGCTGAGCGGGGCGCAGATCCGGGTCAGCTCCAAGGAGTTCGACGAACAGCTGCTGCTGGGCCAGATCGCCGCCGTCGCGCTCCAGGCGGCCGGGGCGAGCCCGCAGGACAAGACCAACATCACCGGCTCGAGCAACGTCCGCCAGGCGCTCACCAGCGGCGCGGTCGACCTGTACTGGGAGTACACCGGAACCGCCTGGATCAGCTACCTCAAGCAGACCAAGCCGATCGCCGACCCGCAGGCGCAGTACGACGCGGTCAAGCAGGCCGACGCCGCCAACAACGTGACCTGGTGGGCCCGCTCACCGGCCAACGACACCTACGCACTGGCCGGCAACCCGGCGGCGATCGCCCGCACCGGCGTCAAGACGCTCTCGGACTACGCGGCACTGGCCAAGCGCGACCCGGCGGCGGCGTCGACGTGCATCGGCCCGGAGTTCAAGAGCCGCGACGACGGCTTCCCGGGCCTGGAGAAGACCTACGGGTTCGACCTGCCCGCCCCGCAGGAGCACCTGCTCAACGACGCGGTCATCTACCCGACGGTCGGCAAGGGCGACACCTGCGGTTTCGGCGAGGTCGCGTCGACGGACGGCCGCGTGGCGGGGCAGAAGCTCGTGGTGCTCGAAGACGACAAGCACTTCTTCCCGACGTACAACCCGGCCATCTCGATCGCGTCCGGGGTGGCGCGGAAGTACCCGCAGCTGGAGCAGGTGTTCACGCCGATCGCGGCGAAGCTGGACACGGCGACGTTGACGGAGCTGAACAAGAAGGTGAGCGTGGACGGTCAGAAGCCGGCGGAGGTGGCGCGGGACTGGCTGAAGTCGGCGGGCTTCATCAGCTGA
- a CDS encoding TetR/AcrR family transcriptional regulator, translating to MAGKTTVDSTPDRLLAAAERLLLAGDYDSVSVRAICTAAGLNPAAVHYHFGSKEALVAAMLEDRLAPVWRGLLDDLEQRRSQGWVPAAADLADAVLAPLAGLAADPVGRLRLHLLARVLLSGQRMHWQSPWFSLDPWVGLLRAARPDLTGEQATTRWVLAFQLLLQVFGHPAAPAPPEPRLPLDAVRSFVTAGLDAP from the coding sequence ATGGCGGGAAAGACGACCGTGGACTCGACACCGGACCGGCTGCTGGCCGCGGCGGAACGGCTGCTGCTGGCGGGCGACTACGACAGCGTGTCCGTGCGGGCGATCTGCACGGCGGCCGGACTCAACCCGGCCGCCGTGCACTACCACTTCGGCTCGAAGGAAGCGCTGGTCGCGGCGATGCTGGAGGACCGGCTGGCCCCCGTGTGGCGCGGCCTGCTCGACGACCTCGAGCAGCGGCGGAGCCAGGGCTGGGTGCCGGCCGCGGCGGACCTGGCCGACGCCGTCCTGGCGCCGCTGGCCGGGCTGGCCGCCGATCCGGTCGGGCGCCTCCGGCTGCACCTGCTCGCCCGCGTGCTGCTCTCCGGGCAGCGGATGCACTGGCAGTCCCCGTGGTTCAGCCTGGATCCGTGGGTCGGGCTGCTGCGCGCCGCCCGGCCGGACCTGACCGGCGAGCAGGCGACCACCCGCTGGGTCCTGGCCTTCCAGCTGCTGCTGCAGGTGTTCGGCCACCCGGCCGCGCCCGCGCCCCCCGAGCCGCGGCTGCCGCTCGACGCCGTGCGCTCGTTCGTCACGGCCGGGCTGGACGCGCCGTGA
- a CDS encoding ABC transporter permease subunit, with amino-acid sequence MDLTLAAVALAVLIGTTIGVLTYRRRWLGSLATTTTAAFLTIPSIALLGILIGPFGLGLTNVLFALVLYALLPITRNTIVGLRGVDPAVVDAAHGMGLGRVRVLWRVRLPLAWPVILSGIRVSTQITIGIAAIGAYVKGPGLGNEIFDGLGRFGSVNSLNQVLTGTVGIMVLALLFDLAYVVVGKLTAWRRPRTRLEGAPGEPTGTGGETIELREVSKLYPGHAVPAVDGLSLRIPAGEIVVLTGPSGCGKTTTMRMINRLVEPTSGVVTLGGTDVSELDLDEHRRHTGYVIQQVGLFPHLRVDANIGVVPRVLGWTRHRIAGRVRELLDVVGLTREHGLRYPRELSGGQQQRVGVARAMAADPPVLLMDEPFGSTDPITRARLQDELLRLQRQVRKTIVFVTHDFDEALKLGDRIAVLRPRSVLAQYDTPQAILAAPADDYVSSFVGSQRNLKRLGLIPVADVPLGPADGGLPSIDATATLRDALDTMVRTGSTAVSVTDNGHARGVCDVARLVAALEPAVEPPPPAVASAPAPSSPASKRPRRRRLGLLVRPVLLALALLALFLIVRAHDIDSIEQRYLNADEIFAELGAHLRLTLISTVCTIAIALPLGILLTRAGARWARPIGLGLGNLGQAIPSIGLVVLLALWIGTGTTTAVTALVVYATLPVLRNTIVGLDGVDPTLVDAARGMGMTKTAILWRIELPLAVPVILAGIRTALVLTVASATLATFIDGGGLGGGLVAGIGLYRPVLSLTFGIVVAALALFADWLGLLAEEVLHPRGTQP; translated from the coding sequence GTGGACCTCACCCTCGCGGCGGTCGCGCTGGCGGTGCTGATCGGCACCACGATCGGCGTGCTCACCTACCGGCGGCGCTGGCTCGGCTCGCTCGCCACCACGACCACCGCGGCCTTCCTGACCATCCCGTCGATCGCGCTGCTCGGCATCCTGATCGGGCCGTTCGGGCTCGGGCTGACGAACGTCCTGTTCGCGCTGGTGCTCTACGCGCTGCTGCCGATCACGCGCAACACGATCGTCGGGCTGCGCGGGGTCGATCCGGCCGTCGTCGACGCCGCGCACGGGATGGGGCTCGGCCGGGTGCGGGTGCTGTGGCGGGTGCGGCTGCCGCTGGCGTGGCCGGTGATCCTGTCCGGCATCCGGGTGTCGACGCAGATCACCATCGGGATCGCGGCCATCGGCGCCTACGTCAAGGGACCCGGTCTCGGCAACGAGATCTTCGACGGGCTCGGCCGGTTCGGCTCGGTCAACTCCCTCAACCAGGTGCTGACCGGGACGGTCGGGATCATGGTGCTGGCCCTGCTGTTCGACCTGGCCTACGTGGTCGTCGGCAAGCTGACGGCGTGGCGGCGCCCGCGCACCCGGCTCGAAGGGGCACCGGGGGAGCCGACCGGCACCGGCGGCGAGACGATCGAGCTGCGCGAAGTCAGCAAGCTCTACCCCGGCCACGCGGTGCCCGCCGTCGACGGCCTTTCGCTGCGGATCCCGGCGGGCGAGATCGTCGTGCTGACCGGCCCGTCGGGCTGTGGCAAGACGACGACCATGCGGATGATCAACCGGCTCGTCGAGCCCACCTCGGGCGTCGTCACCCTCGGCGGCACCGACGTGTCGGAGCTCGACCTCGACGAGCACCGGCGCCACACCGGGTACGTCATCCAGCAGGTCGGGCTCTTCCCGCACCTGCGGGTGGACGCCAACATCGGCGTGGTGCCGCGGGTGCTCGGCTGGACGCGGCACCGCATCGCCGGGCGCGTGCGCGAGCTGCTCGACGTCGTCGGGCTGACCCGCGAGCACGGCCTCCGCTACCCGCGTGAGCTCTCCGGCGGCCAGCAGCAGCGCGTCGGCGTGGCGCGGGCGATGGCGGCGGACCCGCCGGTCCTGCTGATGGACGAGCCGTTCGGTTCCACGGACCCGATCACGCGCGCCCGGCTGCAGGACGAGCTGCTGCGGCTGCAGCGGCAGGTGCGCAAGACGATCGTGTTCGTCACGCACGACTTCGACGAGGCCCTCAAGCTCGGCGACCGGATCGCGGTGCTGCGGCCGCGGTCGGTGCTCGCGCAGTACGACACGCCCCAGGCGATCCTGGCCGCGCCGGCCGACGACTACGTGTCGTCGTTCGTGGGCTCGCAGCGGAACCTGAAGCGGCTGGGGCTGATCCCGGTGGCGGACGTGCCACTCGGGCCGGCGGACGGCGGGCTGCCGTCGATCGACGCCACGGCGACGCTGCGGGACGCGCTGGACACGATGGTCCGCACCGGCAGCACCGCGGTTTCGGTGACGGACAACGGTCACGCGCGGGGTGTCTGCGACGTCGCACGCCTGGTGGCGGCGCTCGAACCCGCCGTCGAGCCGCCACCACCGGCGGTCGCTTCGGCGCCGGCGCCGTCTTCTCCGGCGTCGAAACGGCCACGGCGGCGCCGGCTCGGGCTGCTGGTGCGCCCGGTCCTGCTCGCCCTCGCGCTGCTGGCGCTGTTCCTGATCGTGCGCGCGCACGACATCGACTCGATCGAGCAGCGCTACCTCAACGCGGACGAGATCTTCGCCGAACTCGGCGCGCACCTGCGGCTGACGCTGATCTCCACGGTGTGCACCATCGCGATCGCGCTCCCGCTGGGCATCCTGCTCACCCGCGCCGGGGCCCGGTGGGCCCGGCCGATCGGGCTCGGGCTGGGCAACCTCGGCCAGGCGATCCCGTCGATCGGGCTCGTCGTCCTGCTCGCGCTGTGGATCGGCACGGGCACCACGACGGCGGTGACGGCGCTGGTCGTCTACGCCACGTTGCCGGTGCTGCGCAACACGATCGTCGGCCTCGACGGCGTCGACCCGACGCTCGTGGACGCCGCGCGGGGCATGGGCATGACGAAGACGGCGATCCTGTGGCGGATCGAACTCCCGTTGGCGGTCCCGGTGATCCTCGCCGGGATCCGGACGGCGCTGGTGCTCACCGTCGCGAGCGCGACGCTGGCGACGTTCATCGACGGCGGTGGTCTCGGCGGCGGGCTCGTCGCCGGGATCGGGCTGTACCGCCCGGTGCTGAGCCTGACCTTCGGCATCGTCGTCGCCGCGCTGGCGCTCTTCGCCGACTGGCTGGGCCTGCTCGCCGAGGAAGTCCTGCACCCGCGCGGAACCCAACCCTAG
- a CDS encoding esterase-like activity of phytase family protein, with product MRVSRRFTAPVILFAAMLAAPAGTAQAATATWPGDPAVAVADAAGVFGENLSGLSFAGADVLWAVKNGPGTLYRLVRTGSTWSPDDGWSSGKALHYRGGNGDPDAEGVVATPDGVFAATERDNDGDGSLLKVLRFDTTSAAKSLDATAEWDLTDDLPAVGDNGGFEGITWIPDAFLTAGGFLDERTKAPYDPAAYAGHGTGLYFVGLEDTGKVYAYALDQSGGGFTKVATISSGFPKVMELEFEPGTGRLWTVCDDTCSGKTATLKLTGGKFTVSATYARPSKMPNYNNEGFAIAPACSSGRKAVVWADDGNDGGHALRSGTLAC from the coding sequence GTGCGCGTCTCACGCCGGTTCACGGCACCCGTAATCCTCTTCGCGGCGATGCTCGCCGCCCCGGCCGGCACCGCGCAGGCCGCGACCGCGACGTGGCCCGGAGATCCGGCCGTCGCGGTCGCCGATGCCGCCGGCGTGTTCGGCGAAAACCTCAGCGGGCTCTCCTTCGCGGGCGCCGACGTGCTGTGGGCGGTCAAGAACGGCCCCGGCACGCTGTACCGCCTCGTCCGCACCGGCAGCACGTGGAGCCCGGACGACGGCTGGTCGTCCGGGAAGGCCCTGCACTACCGCGGCGGCAATGGCGACCCGGACGCCGAAGGCGTGGTGGCCACCCCCGACGGCGTCTTCGCCGCGACCGAGCGCGACAACGATGGGGACGGCAGCCTGCTGAAGGTGCTGCGGTTCGACACGACGTCCGCCGCGAAGTCGCTCGACGCGACCGCCGAGTGGGACCTCACCGACGACCTGCCCGCGGTCGGCGACAACGGCGGTTTCGAAGGCATCACGTGGATCCCGGACGCGTTCCTGACCGCGGGCGGCTTCCTCGACGAGCGCACGAAGGCGCCGTACGACCCGGCCGCGTACGCCGGGCACGGCACCGGCCTCTACTTCGTCGGGCTCGAGGACACCGGCAAGGTCTACGCCTACGCGCTCGACCAGTCCGGCGGCGGGTTCACCAAGGTGGCGACCATTTCGTCCGGGTTCCCGAAGGTCATGGAGCTGGAGTTCGAGCCGGGCACCGGCCGCCTCTGGACGGTCTGCGACGACACGTGCTCCGGCAAGACGGCGACGCTGAAGCTCACCGGCGGCAAGTTCACCGTCTCGGCGACCTACGCGCGGCCGTCGAAGATGCCGAACTACAACAACGAAGGCTTCGCGATCGCCCCGGCGTGCTCGTCCGGTCGCAAGGCGGTCGTGTGGGCCGATGACGGCAACGACGGCGGCCACGCGCTGCGGTCCGGGACACTGGCCTGCTGA
- a CDS encoding potassium transporter Kup, with the protein MRHETTTAQEPSGTTSSVRDTVRLGLVVGALGVVFGDIGTSPIYTLQTVFNPADPHPVPVSTENVYGVVSLIFWSVTVIVTVTYVLLAMRADNDGEGGIMALITLLRRGMAKRGKRAAVVLAGMGIFGAALFFGDSMITPAMSVLSAIEGLKVVDPSFEGWIVPITAVIVVVLFLVQRRGTAAVGRVFGPVMIAWFAVIGAVGITGIAGHPEILKALSPTYALGFMAGHFGIAFFALAAVVLAVTGAEALYADMGHFGRKAITRGWLLLVFPACVLSYFGQGALILADPANTASPFFLLLPGWARLPMVLLATAATVIASQAVITGAYSVASQAAQLGYLPRLRIAHTSETERGQIYVPWVNWLLLVSVLTLIFAFRSSAALAFAFGMAVTGTITITTLLFCYVARAKWGTPRWVIGAGGSLLLLVDLLFVGANLTKLVHGAWLPLLIGLTAFTVMITWQRGREIVTAERERREGSLPEFIEQLRDRETPTRRVPGTAVFLNRGGRTAPLALRANAEHNHVRHEHVVIVSLETEPVPRVPVEERVTVAGLGHRDDEIVFVTARYGYMETPDVPSALARLDPRQTEGRLDLDGASYFLSKIELRRGPEPTMAVWRKRLFIATSYLTADAAEYFGLPRDRTVIIGSHIDV; encoded by the coding sequence GTGCGGCACGAAACGACCACGGCGCAGGAGCCGTCGGGTACGACGTCGTCCGTGCGCGACACCGTACGGCTCGGGCTCGTCGTCGGGGCGCTCGGCGTGGTGTTCGGCGACATCGGCACCAGCCCGATCTACACCCTGCAGACGGTCTTCAACCCGGCCGACCCGCACCCGGTCCCGGTCAGCACGGAGAACGTCTACGGCGTCGTCTCGCTGATCTTCTGGTCGGTGACCGTCATCGTCACCGTCACCTACGTCCTGCTGGCCATGCGCGCCGACAACGACGGCGAGGGCGGCATCATGGCGCTCATCACGTTGCTGCGGCGGGGAATGGCGAAACGCGGGAAGCGGGCCGCGGTGGTGCTGGCCGGGATGGGGATCTTCGGCGCGGCGCTGTTCTTCGGCGACAGCATGATCACCCCGGCGATGTCGGTGCTCTCGGCGATCGAGGGCCTCAAGGTCGTCGACCCGTCCTTCGAAGGCTGGATCGTGCCGATCACCGCGGTCATCGTGGTGGTGCTGTTCCTCGTGCAGCGGCGCGGCACGGCGGCGGTCGGGCGGGTGTTCGGGCCGGTGATGATCGCCTGGTTCGCGGTGATCGGCGCGGTCGGGATCACCGGCATCGCCGGGCACCCGGAAATCCTCAAGGCGCTCTCGCCGACGTACGCGCTGGGGTTCATGGCCGGTCATTTCGGCATCGCGTTCTTCGCGCTCGCCGCCGTGGTCCTGGCGGTCACCGGCGCCGAAGCGCTGTACGCCGACATGGGTCACTTCGGCCGCAAGGCGATCACCCGCGGCTGGCTGCTGCTGGTCTTCCCGGCCTGCGTGCTCAGCTACTTCGGGCAGGGCGCGCTGATCCTGGCGGATCCGGCCAACACCGCCAGCCCGTTCTTCCTGCTCCTGCCCGGCTGGGCCCGGCTGCCGATGGTGCTGCTGGCCACGGCCGCCACCGTGATCGCGTCCCAGGCGGTGATCACCGGGGCGTACTCGGTGGCGTCGCAGGCCGCGCAGCTCGGTTACCTGCCGCGGCTGCGGATCGCGCACACGTCGGAGACCGAGCGCGGGCAGATCTACGTGCCGTGGGTGAACTGGCTGCTGCTGGTCTCGGTGCTCACGCTGATCTTCGCGTTCCGCAGCTCGGCCGCGCTGGCGTTCGCGTTCGGCATGGCGGTGACCGGGACGATCACCATCACGACGCTGCTGTTCTGCTACGTGGCCCGCGCGAAGTGGGGCACCCCGCGCTGGGTCATCGGCGCCGGCGGGAGCCTGCTGCTGCTCGTCGACCTGCTGTTCGTCGGCGCCAACCTGACCAAGCTCGTGCACGGCGCGTGGCTGCCGCTGCTGATCGGCCTGACGGCGTTCACCGTGATGATCACCTGGCAGCGCGGGCGCGAGATCGTCACCGCCGAGCGCGAACGCCGGGAGGGCTCGCTGCCGGAGTTCATCGAGCAGCTGCGCGACCGCGAGACCCCGACGCGGCGCGTCCCGGGCACGGCGGTGTTCCTCAACCGCGGCGGCCGGACGGCCCCGCTGGCTCTGCGCGCGAACGCCGAGCACAACCACGTGCGCCACGAGCACGTGGTGATCGTGTCGCTGGAGACCGAGCCGGTCCCGCGGGTGCCGGTCGAGGAGCGGGTGACGGTCGCCGGCCTCGGGCACCGCGACGACGAGATCGTCTTCGTGACCGCGCGCTACGGCTACATGGAGACGCCGGACGTGCCCAGCGCGCTGGCGCGGCTCGACCCGAGGCAGACCGAGGGACGGCTGGACCTCGACGGAGCGTCGTACTTCCTGTCGAAGATCGAGCTGCGGCGCGGCCCGGAACCGACGATGGCGGTGTGGCGGAAACGCCTGTTCATCGCCACTTCGTACCTCACCGCGGACGCCGCCGAGTACTTCGGCCTGCCCCGGGACCGCACGGTGATCATCGGCTCGCACATCGACGTTTAG